Proteins co-encoded in one Paracrocinitomix mangrovi genomic window:
- the trxB gene encoding thioredoxin-disulfide reductase: MSEEIEKVKCLIIGSGPAGYTAAIYASRANMHPVMYQGLQPGGQLTTTNEVENFPGYPQGITGPEMMIELQQQAERFGTDVRGGWITKVDFTGPVHKVWVDGEKEIHADSVIIATGASAKYLGIESEQKYLKNGGGVSACAVCDGFFYRGQEVVIVGAGDSACEEASYLSNICTKVTMLVRREQFRASDIMEKRVKGIENITIMYNTEIDEVMGDGQVVQQVRTKNNKTGETTEIPCTGVFIAIGHKPNTDVFKDWLDLDETGYIINKPGTSKTNIEGVFVSGDAADHVYRQAVTAAGTGCMAALDAERYLAAKGIH, encoded by the coding sequence ATGAGCGAAGAGATCGAAAAAGTGAAATGCCTGATAATTGGATCAGGTCCTGCAGGATACACTGCAGCAATTTATGCATCACGTGCCAACATGCATCCGGTTATGTACCAGGGATTACAACCAGGAGGTCAGTTAACAACTACAAACGAAGTTGAGAATTTCCCAGGATATCCTCAAGGAATTACCGGACCTGAAATGATGATCGAATTACAGCAACAAGCTGAGAGATTTGGTACAGATGTAAGAGGTGGATGGATCACCAAAGTTGATTTCACAGGTCCTGTTCATAAAGTTTGGGTTGATGGAGAAAAAGAAATTCATGCAGACAGTGTTATTATTGCTACAGGAGCTTCAGCTAAATATTTAGGAATTGAATCTGAACAAAAATATTTGAAAAATGGTGGAGGTGTTTCTGCCTGTGCAGTTTGTGATGGATTCTTTTACAGAGGACAAGAAGTAGTAATAGTTGGTGCGGGAGATTCGGCATGTGAGGAAGCGAGTTACTTATCTAACATCTGTACAAAAGTTACCATGCTTGTAAGAAGAGAGCAATTTAGAGCTTCTGACATCATGGAAAAACGTGTAAAAGGAATTGAGAACATTACGATCATGTACAATACTGAAATTGATGAAGTAATGGGTGACGGACAGGTTGTTCAACAAGTTCGTACAAAAAATAATAAAACAGGAGAAACTACTGAAATCCCTTGTACCGGAGTGTTTATTGCTATCGGACATAAACCAAACACTGATGTATTCAAAGATTGGTTAGACCTTGATGAAACAGGATATATTATCAACAAACCGGGAACATCTAAAACCAATATTGAAGGTGTATTTGTTTCAGGAGATGCCGCGGATCATGTTTACAGACAAGCGGTAACAGCAGCAGGAACAGGTTGTATGGCAGCTTTAGATGCTGAAAGATATCTTGCCGCTAAAGGAATTCACTAA
- a CDS encoding DEAD/DEAH box helicase — protein MIDKSLFKKKELYPFQKKVVDQIISELTEQGENFNLLFQLPTGGGKTVIFSNIAREYIQKNNKKVLILTHRIELCIQTSKQLTALNVGNKVINSMVKELEDQNEFDSFTAMVETLNNRLQDDSEFIKNVGLVIVDEAHNNSFRKIFQYFENVNILGVTATPLSSNKSLPLKDNYDKLIVGESIKSLIEGGYLSDAETYTYDVNLHGLKIGVNGDFTVSSSDKVYSNYFMQEKLLFAYEEVAVGKKTLIFNSGIESSKSVYELFKKNNYKVRHLDSTFSDTDRKDILKWFKETPGAVLTSVGILTTGFDEPTVETIILNRATRSLTLYHQMIGRGSRKLEHKSNFQVIDLGNNVRRFGYWQEYIDWQDAFNYPDRFLESRLSEEDDMLFEADYELSRTLKDRLKHPEKLEEFSMKEIYEQCISEGKKGKDAVDISLDNHFEVVAENSEDMYDGLLLLQDLQDDIERRLKHYTKCITKATDNYLNWLKETYNRQLSQRIRAELDAE, from the coding sequence ATGATTGACAAAAGTCTTTTTAAGAAAAAAGAATTATATCCATTCCAGAAAAAGGTCGTTGACCAGATAATTTCAGAGCTTACCGAACAAGGGGAAAACTTTAACTTGCTCTTTCAGTTGCCTACTGGTGGAGGTAAAACTGTGATTTTCTCCAACATTGCCAGAGAATACATTCAAAAAAACAATAAAAAAGTTTTAATTCTTACTCACCGTATTGAGTTGTGTATTCAAACATCAAAGCAACTTACTGCTTTGAATGTTGGTAATAAAGTGATCAACAGTATGGTAAAAGAATTAGAAGATCAAAATGAGTTTGATTCTTTTACTGCAATGGTTGAAACCCTAAACAACCGTCTACAAGATGACAGTGAGTTTATTAAAAACGTTGGACTTGTAATCGTAGATGAGGCTCACAATAATTCATTTAGAAAGATTTTTCAATACTTTGAAAATGTAAATATTTTGGGAGTTACAGCTACTCCTTTAAGTTCTAATAAATCACTTCCGCTTAAGGATAATTACGATAAATTAATCGTAGGAGAAAGTATCAAATCATTAATTGAAGGAGGATACCTTTCTGATGCTGAAACTTACACCTATGATGTAAATCTTCATGGATTGAAAATTGGTGTCAATGGAGATTTTACCGTTAGTTCTTCTGACAAAGTGTACAGCAACTACTTTATGCAAGAAAAGCTTTTGTTTGCTTATGAAGAGGTAGCTGTAGGTAAAAAGACATTGATATTTAATTCAGGAATTGAGTCGTCTAAATCAGTATACGAATTGTTTAAAAAGAACAATTATAAAGTACGTCACCTTGATAGTACATTTAGTGATACAGATAGAAAAGACATTCTTAAATGGTTCAAAGAAACTCCCGGAGCTGTTTTAACTTCAGTAGGAATTTTAACTACCGGATTTGACGAACCAACGGTAGAAACTATTATTCTGAATAGAGCTACAAGATCATTGACACTTTATCACCAGATGATAGGTCGTGGATCAAGAAAATTAGAGCACAAAAGTAATTTCCAGGTGATTGATCTTGGTAACAATGTGCGAAGATTTGGATATTGGCAAGAGTACATTGACTGGCAAGATGCTTTCAACTATCCGGATAGATTCTTAGAATCTAGATTGAGTGAAGAAGACGATATGTTGTTTGAGGCGGATTATGAATTGTCAAGAACACTAAAAGATAGATTGAAGCATCCGGAAAAACTAGAAGAATTTTCAATGAAAGAAATCTACGAGCAATGCATTTCTGAAGGAAAGAAAGGTAAAGATGCTGTAGATATATCATTGGATAATCACTTTGAGGTAGTTGCAGAAAATTCTGAAGATATGTATGACGGATTATTGTTGTTACAAGATCTGCAAGATGATATTGAAAGAAGATTGAAGCACTATACAAAGTGCATTACTAAGGCCACTGATAACTACTTGAACTGGTTAAAAGAAACTTATAACCGTCAATTGTCGCAAAGAATCAGGGCTGAGCTTGATGCTGAGTAA